Part of the Stackebrandtia endophytica genome is shown below.
TCGTCACCGGTGGCGACGAGATTTCCCGGATGAAAGTCACCGTGACTGAGCACCGATGGCAGCGTCTCCAACCGGTCGAGGAATTCACCACGCCGACCCCACAGACGTTCAACCCGTGCGTCGACGGACACCGTCGACCAATCGAGTTCGGTAACCGCGATGCGCTGAGCCAGCTGATGGCCAGCCAACCACTCCACCTCCGGAACCACCGCCGTGGCCTGCCAGATACCGAGTCGATGCGCCGCCACCTCGGCGGATTCGCGGGGCCCGACCACCTCTTCCAGATACACGGTGTCATCGCCGACCCCCAGGCAACGCGGTGCCCGCAACCCCGGGCCTGCGGGCAACACGTCAGCCGCGTAGGCGAGCAACTCACGTCGCCAATACGCCCAATGGTCGAGGGCTTCGGCCGCATGTGCATGCCGCCCGGTGGTCGGGCGGCACCGTTTACTCACGACCGTCACCACACGCGCATCGCCGTCGACGTCGACACGACACCGGATGCGCCGCACGGTTCCGGTCGCCGCGCCAGCCGATTCGTGCAACTCGACGACGTCGGCGTCAATGAGCCGCGCACCCGGGGCGATCGCGTCGAGAACGTTGTCGGGCACGGTTTCCATTGCCGCACCGTAGCAATCGACACGCCTAACGAACGCTCCACATTATGCGCATTCAATCCGGCGTTGAGCCGTGCCGCCTGCTTCAGCAGGTGATCCCGCTCAGGAAGACTGGACGCTGAACCCGCCGCTTGAGAATACGAGCGTGCGGCCGCCGCGAGGTCACCGTCGCGTTCAGACAGATACGCCGCCACCGCGTCATACCGTGGCAGCGATGGGTCGAGTTGCGACAACGCTGCCAAACCGGACCGTGCTCCGTCGGCCTCACCGACCGCCACGGCCCGGTTCAGGCGAGCCACCGGACTGTTCGTCAAGCGCACCAGTTCGTCATACCATTCGACGATCTGCACCCAATCGGTCTCCTCGGCGGTCCGAGCATCGGCATGAAGTGCCGCGATCGCCGCCTGAGCCTGGAACTCACCCAACCGGTCGCGGGCGAGCGCGGCCTGCAGGATCCGCACCCCTTCCGCGATCAACCGGGTGTCCCACAAGCTGCGATCCTGCTCCGCCAATGGAACAAGCGCGCCGGACGGTCGCGTGCGGGCAGCGCGGCGCGCATGGTGGAGCAGCATGAGCGCCAACAAACCGGCGACCTCTTCGTGATCGATCCCGGCCGCCAGCTGCCGAGTCAACCGAATCGCCTCGCCGGCCAGATCGACGTCACCGCCGTAACCCTCGTTGAAGACCAGGTACAGGACCCGCAGCACCGTGGCGACGTCGCCGGGTGGATCGATACCGATCTCGGCGATCTTCCGTTTGGCGCGGCTGATCCGCTGAGCCATCGTCGCCTCGGGAACCAGATACGCCTCGGCGATCTGTCGCGTGGTCAGTCCGGCGACCGCGCGCAGCGTCAACGCGACGGCCGACGCCGGAGTCAGAACCGGATGCGCGCACAGAAAATACAGACGCAACGTGTCGTCAGTCGCCTCCGCGGGCCCCGATCGGGGTTGAGCCTCGACCAGATCCTCACGATGCCGCCGAGACGTGTCGGCCCGAACCGCGTCGACGAACCGGCGCCAAGCCACGGTCACCAACCAGCCCTTGGGATCGCGGGGCGGATCACTCGGCCAGGTACGTATCGCATCGACCATGGCGTCCTGGACGGCGTCCTCGGCCGCCGTGAAATCGGCACCACGACGAACGAGAACACCGATGACCGCGGGCACCAGTTCCCGCAGCTGTGACTCGTTCACTCCGAAACCGGGGCCGATCCGCCGTAGAACGGGCGCACTTCCAACCACTCGTGAATCGGTTCGCCGCCGGCTCCCGGAGCCGCCGACAGCTCACCCGCCAATTCGACCGCGCGGTCCCAGGAATCCACGTCGATGACGAACCATCCGGCGATGAGGTCCTTGGTCTCGGCGAACGGCCCGTCGGTGACCGGTGGGCGACCTTCACCGTCGTAACGAACCCATGCCCCCTCCTGAGCCAGGGCCTGACCGTCGACGAGTTCTCCGGTCCCCTCAAGCCGGGCGGCGAAGTCGCGCATGAACTCCATGTGCGCCTCGACTTCATCCGGAGTCCAGCGTTCCATGGGCACGTCGTTCACCGGGGTCGGTGCGCCTCGGTAGTGCTTGAGCAACAGGTACTTGGCCATGACTCTCCTCCACGATGTACGGCCCATTATGGCCGCCTCGCCACTGAGACGAAGCCGTGTGCCGATTCTCGACATCGTGGGTCGAAGTTTTTTCGACGAGGTCCGGACCACCCGTTGGTCACCCCGTCGCGCCGGGACGAAGCGATCTCGATGTCATACCCCGCCCGCATAGTTGTTCCCTGATCGCGCGGCAACATCGTACGCGCGGCATCGGCCACACCACAATGGAGAAGACCGTATGACCGCGTCGGCCAAGGGGCCCACCTCCTACTTCCCGTCGATCGAGAAGACCTACCACCGCCCGATCTCCGAGTGGCTGGCCGCCATGGAGGCAAGTGGACTCACCGGCCACAAAGCGCTGGTGGACTGGCTGAAGAAGGAACACCTTCTCGGTCACGGCCACGCCAACGCCTTGACCGCCTACCACCTCAACCCCGGCAAATGGCCCGAGTACGTCAGCCAACCAGGCGCCTGAGATCCTTGCCGGCCGCCGGGGGTTGCCGCGGTCGGCGGAATCAAGAACGAAGTGAATACCCGACCGGCACCGGGCATCCACCATTCCGCGATGTACCCGGGCGCCGCCCGGGACGACCCGGTCGGCTCCCAGCCGTCACGACTGCTCGACTGTGGATGCCGTGTCCGAAGCGGTCGAGTCGGCTTCGGCTGGACGACGTGAGAGCGCCAACTGCTCGGTCAACTCGGTGATCGAGCGTTCCAACGAAGCCATCGAGGCTTCGGCCGTCACCGCGCGTTCCCGCAACGCATCGGCATCGCGTCGTTGCCGTTCCAGCTCTCCGCGCACCTGAGTCGTCTCCCGTTGCAGCTCACCGCTTCGCGTCGTCGCGGTGGCCAACTCGACCAGCAATCGATCCCGCTCCCCGATCACCTCGGGCAGTTTCTGTTCGGCGGCTTGAGCCCGTTGCGTGGCCTGCTCCAGATTCGCCGCCGCCACCGCCGCCTGCGACAACGCCTCGATGCGGTGTTGCTCCGCCGTCGCGGCCGCCTGCCGAGCCACGTCCCGCTCCACGGTCATAGCCGCCAAATCCCGTTGCGCAGCATCGGCGCGTTGGTCGGCCTCGACGGCACGTTGAGCGCTCTGATCACGTTCGGTGGTGGCCGCCTCGGCGGTCTCCTGCGCCAGTTGTGCCTGAGTCAGCGCGGTGCGCGCATCCTGTTGCGCCGCTTCGGCGGCAGCCTGGGCGGCTTCCCGTTCGGCCTGCGCGGTCCGTCGGGCGATTCTGTCGGTGTCGGCTTGCTGCGCGGCTTCGCTGGCCTGACGGAGTGCTGCTTCCCGTTCGGCGTCGGCGATCTCGGCTTTCTTGACCGCATCGGCCAGGCGCTGTTCGAGTTCGGTGGCGCGGGCCTGCGCGTCATCACGTTCGGCTCGGGCCGCCGCTACTCGGGAATCGGCGGCCGCCGTGGTCTCAGCCAATCGGGACTCCACCTTGGCCGGATCGAGTTCGGCGGCAAGGCTTTCGGCCAGCGGAGCGATCGCGTTGGCCAAACCCACCTCCATGCGCTCGTAGAGGTCCTCGGCTCTGGCCAACGCCCCCTCCAGGCCGGGGGTGGTGCGGCGTAGTTCGCGCTGCCGTTTGGCGGCCTGTTGGCAGTCGCCTTCGCTGCAGTACTGCCGGGGCCGTCCGCGGCCCTGCTGTTGGGCGATCGGGGCGCCACATCGTTTACAGGTGGTAGCTGTTTTCACGTTGACCAGCATAGCATTATTTCTGTATTTCTGGAAATCATAAATAAGAAAATAGAAAATAAACCCCAACCGTGCCCTGGGGTAACTCATGGGAAGTGCAGTTCCCGCAAGTTATACTTCGGGAATGTTGCCGCAACCGTCCAGCCCCTCCACCGGACACGCCGTCGAGCCCACGGAAAAAGACCCCTACCGCAGCTACCTGGAAACGTTGACCAGTGCCGAATCCCGCCGCACGATGCGCGGCTGTCTCGATCGCATCGCCCGCTTGCAGACCGGCGACTCCCGGGTCAGTGGCGCCGGACAGCCGTGGCATCTGCTGAGGTATCACCACACCACCGCGATTCGCGCCGGCATGCTCGACCAAGGTTGGTCCGGCGCCTACGTCAACAAACACCTGGTCGCGCTTCGACGCGTCCTGCAGGAGGCGTGGCGGCTGGGAATGATGACCGCCGCCGACTACCACGCCGCCGCCGACGTACCACCGGTTCCGCATCACCGCATCCCGGCCGGACACCACGTCCCCAAAGAGGTGCTGGCCGCGATCTTCGCCGACTGCGACGCCGACGACACCATCACCGGTTCCCGCGACGCCGCCGTCATCGCGGTCCTGTACTCCAGCGGTTGCCGTCGCGCCGAAGTCGCCCGCCTACGGCTGTCCGATTACGACAGTTCTGACCGCAGCCTCACCGTACTGGGCAAAGGCGGCAAGCAGCGCCAGGTCTACCTGACCTCGCAGGCGGTCACCCGACTGCACCGCTGGTTGGCCTGGCGCGGCCGCGGGGCGGGCGCCCTGTTCAGTCCATTGAGCAAAGCCGGTCGACCTCGCATCCGAGACGGCGAACCGGCCGCCATGACCGGCCAGGCGATCGCCGACATCCTCACCCGGCGCAGCGATTCCGCCGGAGCGGGACGATACACCCCACATGACCTGCGCCGCACCTTCATCGGCGACCTCCTCGACGCCGGAGTCGACCTGGCCACCACCCAGCAGCTGGTCGGACATTCCTCCCCCGACACCACCGCCCGATACGACCGTCGCCCGGGCCGACGCCGCCGAGAGGCCGTCGATCGCCTCCAACTGCCCGAATAGCACTAGCTTGACCAGGCAAAACGCCCTGAGGTCAACGCTGCGGGCCAAACCGGCGTTCGTCCGGCCCCGGGGTTGGGGCGAAACCTTGATTTGGTACAGAAGGGGGAATCTCCAGCCGGCTGTACGGCCTGGTTCTGCACCGAGTGTCGGGTAGAACGGTTGGCCCCGCCATTGCGGGCGGAGCACCTCCCTCAACTGAAAGCGTTGTGATCGCTCACCACGCCCGTAGGCCCAGCAGGTGTCGAGCGAGACCTCACACGGCGCGGCTTTCCTTCCTCGGGCTACGTTCTCGGTTTGGTTGCTCCGTCGGCCAGTCCTTGAATCTCCGCATAGGACAGCGCCGCGAGCTCGGGCGACTTGCCATCCCTGATCGCTGTCGCGATGTTCACGGCGCCCGTCACCGCGCTGCGATACAGCAGAGAACCGAGGCTGACCCGGCGTACTCCCAGCGCGGCCAGCTCGGCAATCGTTGGCCCGGTGGGTGAGTAGAGGATGTTCAACGGTGTGATCACCGTGGCGGACAATGCGGCGATCTGGTCGGGATCGGACAGAGCTGGTACGAACACTCCGTCGGCGCCGGCCTGTTCATAGGCGGCGAGCCGCTGCGCGGTCTCGTCCCATTGACGCATGAGCCAGTATGTATCGGTGCGAGCGTTGACGAACAGGCTGGGCGCGGCGGCCTTGACGGCGGAGATCTTGGCGGCGTGCTGTTCAACGGATGACAGTGTGCCGTCGCCGCGACCATCTTCCAGGTTGATCCCGACCGCGCCCGCATCATGGAGTTTTCGCGCTAGTTCGGCCACTTCCATGGGGTCGTCACTGAAGCCGCCTTCAGCGTCAATGGTGAACATGATGGAGCTTTGACCGAGTCGACGAGCCAACATCAAGGTGGCTTCCATGGTCTCAGCCGCCCCGTCGGAGACACCCATGGCGGCGGCCACGCCGAGGCTGGTGGTCGCGATCACGGGGAAACCCTGCGCCACCAGGGCAACCGCCGAAGCATGGTCCCAGGCATTCGGCAGCAGCAACGGGCTTGTCTGATGATGCAAATCGGCGAATGCGGTCCGTGGGCGTTCGAGAAGACCCTCGGCTACCGCGACGGCCTGAGCGCGTCCCGGGCAGATCCGTTGCGGCGCACCGAAAGTGAGAAGCTCCGGATGCCCTCGTTGCGCGGTCACGAGATCCAGCAGAACGACATCACCTTCTCTGATATCGCGACCGGCTACCCGGGTGGCGCGGATCGCGATGCGACGCATGTCCGATACCGGTGGGGATTCGTGGAGAATCCGCGCCAGCGGTGTGTCACTGTCGGATGCCGCTTCCACCAACGCGGCGGTCGCTGTACACGCTTGCACCAGCAGTCCGATGCGATTGGCTGTGACTTCGAGATCGGCTTCACGTGGTTCCACATGCGATACCAGCCAGGCCACCCGTTCGTCTGCGGCGGCGTCGTTACCCCCGAAATAGGTTTCGGCTATCACGGTGATCGCCTCCGCGACCGCATCCGGTTCCGGTATTCCCAGAGCCGCGGCCAAAGTAGACACCACCCTCAGCTGGACCTCACCATCGGAGCTCATCGCCAATCGCCGCAGTGTGGCGGGCTCCAGTTTCGCCAGGTCGGCGGCCACCATTGCTCGCCGTCGTCGATGATCCTCACCGAAGCTGAACCTCGCCACGGTCTCACGCAGCCACGCCACGCTCGCCCCCACCTTGCCGCGATCGCCGGCTGGCAATTGAGGCGCCAGTGCGGGATCGGCGAGAACCACCCGCACATCCGCAAAGCGATCGAATACATGCGTCGAGTACGTCATGGCACGAGGCTAGGTGCGGGACGGTTCGGCTGTGGCCGAACCGTCCCGCACCTGACGAGTCAGAACGCCTTCAGAGTGATGCTGCCAAATCGAATGTTGGCCGGTTGGGTGCAGACGCCGATCAGCCGGCTGACCGAGCTACCAACGTGCTGTCCTGCCCCGAACGACGCAGCGAATCGGCGATGAACCCGCCGTCTTTCAACTCCTCGACGAATGATCGAAGGAAGTCGACGGTCTCGAAACGACGGGTATGTGTGGTGCCCATGGCCTGTTGAATCTGCATGAAACGTCCGTTGAGGAGACGGTGTCCGGCGCGCGAGTCGACGAATGTCGTCATCGGTTGGCGGATGCCCGCTGCGACGTCCAAGCCGTGAGCGAGGTACTCGTCGGTGCCTTCGGTTCCGCGTACCACGGTCGCGTGCTTCAGGGTCCGGGACAGATAGAGGTCATAGGCGGAGCCCTGTTTGACTCCGATGCGGACGCCGTCGCGGTCGACGTCATCGATCGTGGTGATCGCGGAGATATCGGGCACCGCGTAGACGCCTTCAATCACGACATAGGGGGCCGTGAACGCGACCTCGGTTTCACGGGCGGGGTCGACGGCGAGGAAGCAGACGTCGGCGGCGCCGGATGCCATGGCGTCGAAGGATTTGCGGGCGGCGTCGAAACAGGCGAAGTCGACCGGGATGGACAACCGTCGCCCCAGTTCCCGAGCAATGTCCACAGTGACACCACTCGGCGCGTCCGCTGTGCCCTGCGCCAGGACCGGATTGCCCAGATTGATCGAGGCTCGCAGGGTCCCGGTCGGGGCGAGGTCATCGGCGATTGCGGTGAGGTCGACAGTCACGGGCACGATCCTACGCTCGATTCGGTCGGCCACGCTGATCTCTCGACTACTGCCCCACCCGGCCGTCGACGCACTCGCGCAACAGGTCGGCGTGTCCACAGTGTCGGGCGTACTCCTCGATCCGGTGTACCCACAGCTCACGGATCGCGGTCGCGTCGTCTCCGGCCCGTGCCCCCAGATCCTCATAGCTCAACAGGACCGCATCGGTGGCGGCCTGCTCGGCTGCCAGATCGGCGAACGCGGTGGTCACCATGGCTTGGTCCCCGACGGCGTCATCGAAGGCGGCATCTTTGGGGCCGTACAGTTTCGGCGCGGTTTCGGGGGTGATCCAGTTGCGCCAGTCGCGTTCGGCTTCGGCCAGATGCCGGACCAGTCCCAGCAGTGACATCGTCGACGGCGGTACCGACCGCCGCGCCAACTGTTCAGGCGTCAAACCGTCGCACTTCATGCGCAACGTCAATCGATAATTGCCGGTGTAATCCTGCAGCGTCGCCAACTCGCCATCAGGGCTGGCCTCGTCGGTGTTGCGGGGGTCGTCGTCGGGGTCGACCCACATGTCGGGGTACACATTGGCTTCGGTCCACCGCGAAGGCATATCGCTCACCAGGCCACGCTATCGAACGGTCACCACGATGACCATCGATTATCGGTCGAGCGGTGGACCACCGGCCGTCTCGGCGTCGGCCGCTGCGGTCGCCCGGTGTTCGGCGGCGCCCACGACGTTGCGCACCATTCCGCCGAATACCACCGTGTGAAACGGTGCCACCGCTTTCCAGTAGGCGTGGCCGGCCAGGCCGTGCGGTTCGAAGAGTGCTCGTTGTCGATACGTGGATCCGCCGTCGGCGTCCGGTTCGACCGCCAGTTCCAGCCAGGCTCGACCCGGTACCCGCATCTCGGCGCGCAACCTCAGCATCCTGGGTCGTTCGAGATGCTCGACTCGCCACCAGTCCAAGGCTTCGCCGACGCGCAGTCGGCGGGCGTCTCGTCGTCCACGTCGTAGCCCGACTCCGCCGGTCAAGCGGTCTATCCAGCCTCGAACCGACCAGGCCAGCGGGAAGGAGTACCAGCCGTTTTCTCCGCCGATGGCCTCGATGACCTGCCACACCGTCTCCGCGGGTGCGTCGGTGTGGAGCTCCCGAACGTCGTGATACAGCGTTCCACCCGACCAGGCGGGGTCGGTCGGCATCGGGTCCGATGGCGCCCCGGGGGTTGAGGCATCGGACCATCGAGTGGGGACCTCGTCGTCACGGATACGGGTCAGGGCCAACTCGATGGCACGGTCGTAATCGGTCAGGCCGCCATCCGGTCGCGGAATATGGTCGTCGATGTCGTGGTCCGTGCACACCACCTCGTGTATCAGTGATTCGATCAGTGGCACCGCGATGCTTCTCGGCACCGGGGTCACCAGGTTGACCCATTGCGCCGACAGCCACGGGGTGAGCAGCCGCACGGGAACGATGACGCGTCGCGGTAGCCGCGCGACGACTGCGTATCGACGCATCATGTCCATATAGGTGAGAATGTCGGGGCCGCCGATGTCGAAGCTCCGGTTGACCTCGGCGGGCAGTTCGGGGGCGCGCGACAGGTAATGCAGAACATCGCGAATCGCAATGGGTTGGATCCGGTTCCGCACCCAACGCGGGGTCACCATCACCGGCAGACGCTCGGTCAAGTACCGCAGCATCTCGAAACTGGCCGAACCTGAGCCGAGAATGACCGCCGCGCGAAGTTCCACTGTCGGTACGCCCGAGTCGAGCAGGATCCTACCGACCTGCGCACGGGATGCGAGGTGCCGCGACAGTCGACCGTGAGCGGGGGTGATGCCACCCAGATAGACCAATCGGGATATGTCGGCATCGCGTGCGGCCGTGGCGATGATCTCGGCGGCTTTGCGATCGGTGACGGCGAAGTCACGTCGGTTGAGGGAGTGGACCAGGTAGTAGACGACCTCCTGCCCCTTGAGTGCCGCCGCGACACTGTCGGCGTCGGTGGCGTCGGCCTTCACGATCTCGACTTGCTGTGCCCATGGGACATGCGCGAGTTTCTCGGGAGTTCGGGCGACTGCCCGCACCTGGTGTCCGGCGGCGATGAGCTCCGGTATCAGACGGCCACCGATGTATCCGGTCGCGCCGAACACGGTGCACCTCATC
Proteins encoded:
- a CDS encoding isocitrate lyase/phosphoenolpyruvate mutase family protein; protein product: MTYSTHVFDRFADVRVVLADPALAPQLPAGDRGKVGASVAWLRETVARFSFGEDHRRRRAMVAADLAKLEPATLRRLAMSSDGEVQLRVVSTLAAALGIPEPDAVAEAITVIAETYFGGNDAAADERVAWLVSHVEPREADLEVTANRIGLLVQACTATAALVEAASDSDTPLARILHESPPVSDMRRIAIRATRVAGRDIREGDVVLLDLVTAQRGHPELLTFGAPQRICPGRAQAVAVAEGLLERPRTAFADLHHQTSPLLLPNAWDHASAVALVAQGFPVIATTSLGVAAAMGVSDGAAETMEATLMLARRLGQSSIMFTIDAEGGFSDDPMEVAELARKLHDAGAVGINLEDGRGDGTLSSVEQHAAKISAVKAAAPSLFVNARTDTYWLMRQWDETAQRLAAYEQAGADGVFVPALSDPDQIAALSATVITPLNILYSPTGPTIAELAALGVRRVSLGSLLYRSAVTGAVNIATAIRDGKSPELAALSYAEIQGLADGATKPRT
- a CDS encoding transporter substrate-binding domain-containing protein, with product MTVDLTAIADDLAPTGTLRASINLGNPVLAQGTADAPSGVTVDIARELGRRLSIPVDFACFDAARKSFDAMASGAADVCFLAVDPARETEVAFTAPYVVIEGVYAVPDISAITTIDDVDRDGVRIGVKQGSAYDLYLSRTLKHATVVRGTEGTDEYLAHGLDVAAGIRQPMTTFVDSRAGHRLLNGRFMQIQQAMGTTHTRRFETVDFLRSFVEELKDGGFIADSLRRSGQDSTLVARSAG
- a CDS encoding DUF664 domain-containing protein, producing MPSRWTEANVYPDMWVDPDDDPRNTDEASPDGELATLQDYTGNYRLTLRMKCDGLTPEQLARRSVPPSTMSLLGLVRHLAEAERDWRNWITPETAPKLYGPKDAAFDDAVGDQAMVTTAFADLAAEQAATDAVLLSYEDLGARAGDDATAIRELWVHRIEEYARHCGHADLLRECVDGRVGQ
- a CDS encoding tyrosine-type recombinase/integrase, whose product is MLPQPSSPSTGHAVEPTEKDPYRSYLETLTSAESRRTMRGCLDRIARLQTGDSRVSGAGQPWHLLRYHHTTAIRAGMLDQGWSGAYVNKHLVALRRVLQEAWRLGMMTAADYHAAADVPPVPHHRIPAGHHVPKEVLAAIFADCDADDTITGSRDAAVIAVLYSSGCRRAEVARLRLSDYDSSDRSLTVLGKGGKQRQVYLTSQAVTRLHRWLAWRGRGAGALFSPLSKAGRPRIRDGEPAAMTGQAIADILTRRSDSAGAGRYTPHDLRRTFIGDLLDAGVDLATTQQLVGHSSPDTTARYDRRPGRRRREAVDRLQLPE
- a CDS encoding YciI family protein, whose product is MAKYLLLKHYRGAPTPVNDVPMERWTPDEVEAHMEFMRDFAARLEGTGELVDGQALAQEGAWVRYDGEGRPPVTDGPFAETKDLIAGWFVIDVDSWDRAVELAGELSAAPGAGGEPIHEWLEVRPFYGGSAPVSE
- a CDS encoding SDR family oxidoreductase; the encoded protein is MRCTVFGATGYIGGRLIPELIAAGHQVRAVARTPEKLAHVPWAQQVEIVKADATDADSVAAALKGQEVVYYLVHSLNRRDFAVTDRKAAEIIATAARDADISRLVYLGGITPAHGRLSRHLASRAQVGRILLDSGVPTVELRAAVILGSGSASFEMLRYLTERLPVMVTPRWVRNRIQPIAIRDVLHYLSRAPELPAEVNRSFDIGGPDILTYMDMMRRYAVVARLPRRVIVPVRLLTPWLSAQWVNLVTPVPRSIAVPLIESLIHEVVCTDHDIDDHIPRPDGGLTDYDRAIELALTRIRDDEVPTRWSDASTPGAPSDPMPTDPAWSGGTLYHDVRELHTDAPAETVWQVIEAIGGENGWYSFPLAWSVRGWIDRLTGGVGLRRGRRDARRLRVGEALDWWRVEHLERPRMLRLRAEMRVPGRAWLELAVEPDADGGSTYRQRALFEPHGLAGHAYWKAVAPFHTVVFGGMVRNVVGAAEHRATAAADAETAGGPPLDR
- a CDS encoding DUF4287 domain-containing protein, translating into MTASAKGPTSYFPSIEKTYHRPISEWLAAMEASGLTGHKALVDWLKKEHLLGHGHANALTAYHLNPGKWPEYVSQPGA
- a CDS encoding phosphotransferase, producing the protein METVPDNVLDAIAPGARLIDADVVELHESAGAATGTVRRIRCRVDVDGDARVVTVVSKRCRPTTGRHAHAAEALDHWAYWRRELLAYAADVLPAGPGLRAPRCLGVGDDTVYLEEVVGPRESAEVAAHRLGIWQATAVVPEVEWLAGHQLAQRIAVTELDWSTVSVDARVERLWGRRGEFLDRLETLPSVLSHGDFHPGNLVATGDDMVVLDWGTLGVAPIGADVAHLMLAARTDLTDLYLDGCRHRFDPADVRTGALITAALVGASRMHWMLDNDYAVAQGYRDFVLECAARLERLESRSCRFGRPC